A stretch of Corallococcus macrosporus DNA encodes these proteins:
- a CDS encoding CoA-binding protein has product MSHDEYLIEDDAGVKRVVQEARRVAVLGIKTEDHSAQPAYYVPEYLAKAGVDVVPVPVYYPDAKVILGKPVYRRLVDIPGDIDLVDVFRRPGDIDQHVDDIIAKKPKAVWFQSGIRNDDAARKLAAAGIRVVQDRCLMVDHRRYSGR; this is encoded by the coding sequence ATGAGCCACGACGAGTACCTCATCGAGGACGACGCGGGTGTGAAGCGCGTGGTGCAGGAAGCCAGGCGCGTGGCGGTGCTGGGCATCAAGACGGAGGACCACTCCGCCCAGCCCGCGTACTACGTGCCGGAGTACCTGGCGAAGGCGGGCGTGGACGTGGTTCCGGTGCCCGTCTACTACCCGGACGCGAAGGTGATTCTCGGCAAGCCCGTGTACCGCAGGCTCGTGGACATCCCGGGCGACATCGACCTGGTGGACGTGTTCCGCAGGCCCGGCGACATCGACCAGCACGTGGACGACATCATCGCGAAGAAGCCCAAGGCGGTGTGGTTCCAGTCCGGCATCCGCAACGACGACGCGGCCCGGAAGCTGGCCGCCGCCGGCATCCGCGTGGTGCAGGACCGCTGCCTGATGGTGGACCACCGCCGCTACAGCGGGCGCTGA
- a CDS encoding SirB1 family protein: protein MARERLVSSLAADPPRLDLAALAIATLGREDLDAPACLHTLDALAARVQVEAERLREKGEALAPLRALRHVLADIEGFRGNEDDYHSPDNSFLDRVLERKVGLPITLSVLYLEVARRAGIPLYGVPFPGHFLVACDAGDHKLVMDPFHHGDILTEHGCEELLKRVAPQLKFDRAMLAPAPVELIAYRMLSNLRRVYLGRDDSQQGLAVVDLLLLLAPDHPGELRTRASLLTTMGAFRAALKDVERCLELSPDAPDRERLELSARELRERAELLN from the coding sequence CTGGCGCGCGAGCGGCTGGTGTCTTCCCTGGCCGCGGACCCGCCCCGGCTGGACCTGGCGGCCCTGGCCATCGCCACGCTGGGCCGTGAGGACCTGGACGCCCCGGCGTGTCTGCACACGCTGGACGCGCTCGCAGCCCGGGTGCAGGTGGAGGCGGAGCGCCTGCGCGAGAAGGGCGAGGCCCTGGCCCCCTTGCGCGCCCTGCGCCACGTGCTGGCGGACATCGAGGGCTTCCGGGGCAACGAGGACGACTACCACTCGCCGGACAACAGCTTCCTGGACCGGGTGCTGGAGCGGAAGGTGGGGCTGCCGATAACGCTGTCGGTGCTCTACCTGGAGGTGGCTCGCCGCGCGGGCATCCCGCTGTACGGCGTCCCCTTCCCCGGCCACTTCCTGGTGGCGTGCGACGCGGGCGACCACAAGCTGGTGATGGACCCCTTCCACCACGGCGACATCCTCACGGAGCACGGCTGCGAGGAGCTGCTCAAGCGCGTGGCGCCGCAGCTCAAGTTCGACCGGGCCATGCTCGCGCCCGCGCCGGTGGAGCTCATCGCGTACCGCATGCTGTCCAACCTGCGCCGCGTGTACCTGGGACGCGACGACAGCCAGCAGGGGCTGGCGGTGGTGGACCTGCTGTTGCTCCTGGCCCCGGACCACCCGGGTGAATTGCGCACGCGCGCGTCGCTGCTCACCACGATGGGCGCCTTCCGCGCCGCGCTGAAGGACGTGGAGCGGTGCCTGGAGCTGTCGCCGGACGCGCCGGACCGCGAGCGCCTGGAGCTGTCCGCGCGCGAGCTGCGCGAGCGGGCCGAGCTGCTCAACTGA
- the moaC gene encoding cyclic pyranopterin monophosphate synthase MoaC: MKMVDVGDKPKTDRVAVATARLRMLPETRERILAGKVEKGDVLAAARLAGIMAAKRTPDFVPLCHPIALAGVDVTLEPVDEGLEIRARVKTVDRTGVEMEALTAACAAALTVYDMCKSVDRGMVIEAVQLDHKSGGRSGTWDREPA, from the coding sequence GTGAAGATGGTGGACGTCGGCGACAAGCCGAAGACGGACCGCGTGGCGGTGGCCACCGCGCGCCTCCGGATGCTGCCGGAGACGCGCGAGCGCATCCTGGCGGGCAAGGTGGAGAAGGGCGACGTGCTCGCGGCGGCGCGCCTCGCCGGCATCATGGCCGCCAAGCGCACCCCGGACTTCGTGCCCCTGTGCCACCCCATCGCGCTCGCGGGCGTGGACGTGACGCTGGAGCCGGTGGACGAGGGGCTGGAGATCCGCGCGCGCGTGAAGACGGTGGACCGCACGGGCGTGGAGATGGAGGCGCTCACGGCCGCGTGCGCGGCGGCGCTCACCGTCTATGACATGTGCAAGAGCGTGGACCGGGGCATGGTCATCGAAGCGGTGCAGCTGGACCACAAGTCCGGCGGCCGCTCCGGCACCTGGGACCGCGAGCCGGCGTAG
- a CDS encoding S8 family serine peptidase: MLKSTLSLRPLRGAALAVSLLALAPAAGAAPKLAPRALLAKPTGRELPAGTFVERLVVKFHEGSHVRLRGDALRALASERSAGERELLSGLRLDDARVEADIAEVGALLDRAPRIGSLTRVFQAEEAALDASKASGEAKGGEQLADLNLYFEVPLLPGTTADTVADLVAALNRVGSVETAYAAPPAEPAMVNFAMEAGLRALLSAADLPPTTPLYQANQGYLNAAPSGVNATYAWTQTGGRGTNVKFVDIEGGWRTTHEDFPSFFRVGGTQYNDLGWRNHGTAVLGEIVGASNGYGVTGIANAAQPGVEAIGAQSAASAITNAAAAVGAGGVILIELHAGGPADGTACTCNTSQCNYIAMEYWQDNYDAIRNATANGVIVVEAAGNGSANLDAAAYGGRFNPATRDSGAILVGASTATTRVPMCWTNFGQRVNVHGWGESVVTTGYGDRFGSGYGEDQYYTSTFSGTSSASPIIVGTAVSAQGVAKANGRLLNSVQMRGLLRNNGTAQAADSRQIGPLPDLAKALPKVISGNY; encoded by the coding sequence TCGTGGAGCGGCTGGTGGTGAAGTTCCACGAGGGCAGCCACGTGCGCCTGCGCGGCGACGCACTGCGCGCCCTCGCTTCCGAGCGCAGCGCCGGCGAGCGGGAGCTCCTGTCCGGCCTGCGCCTGGACGACGCGCGCGTGGAGGCGGACATCGCGGAGGTGGGAGCGCTGCTGGATCGCGCGCCGCGCATCGGTTCGCTCACCCGCGTCTTCCAGGCCGAGGAGGCCGCGCTGGACGCGAGCAAGGCGTCCGGTGAGGCGAAGGGCGGCGAGCAGCTGGCGGACCTGAACCTGTACTTCGAAGTACCGCTCTTGCCCGGCACCACCGCGGACACCGTGGCGGACCTGGTGGCGGCGCTCAACCGCGTGGGCAGCGTGGAGACGGCCTACGCGGCGCCGCCCGCGGAGCCGGCGATGGTGAACTTCGCCATGGAGGCCGGGCTGCGCGCGCTGCTGTCCGCCGCGGACCTGCCGCCCACCACGCCGCTGTACCAGGCCAACCAGGGCTACCTGAACGCGGCGCCCTCCGGCGTCAACGCGACGTACGCGTGGACGCAGACGGGCGGCCGGGGCACCAACGTGAAGTTCGTGGACATCGAGGGTGGCTGGCGCACCACGCACGAGGACTTCCCCTCGTTCTTCCGCGTGGGCGGCACGCAGTACAACGACCTGGGCTGGCGCAACCACGGCACCGCGGTGCTGGGTGAGATTGTGGGCGCGTCCAACGGCTACGGCGTGACGGGCATCGCCAACGCGGCGCAGCCGGGCGTGGAGGCCATTGGCGCGCAGAGCGCCGCCAGCGCCATCACCAACGCGGCGGCGGCGGTGGGCGCGGGCGGCGTCATCCTCATCGAGCTGCACGCGGGCGGCCCCGCGGACGGCACGGCCTGCACGTGCAACACGTCCCAGTGCAACTACATCGCGATGGAGTACTGGCAGGACAACTACGACGCCATCCGCAACGCCACCGCCAACGGCGTCATCGTGGTGGAGGCCGCGGGCAACGGCAGCGCGAACCTGGACGCGGCGGCCTACGGCGGCCGGTTCAACCCGGCCACGCGTGACTCGGGCGCCATCCTCGTGGGTGCCAGCACCGCCACCACGCGCGTGCCCATGTGCTGGACGAACTTCGGCCAGCGCGTGAACGTGCACGGCTGGGGCGAGTCCGTCGTCACCACCGGCTACGGCGACCGCTTCGGCAGCGGCTACGGCGAGGACCAGTACTACACGTCCACCTTCAGCGGCACGTCCAGCGCGTCGCCCATCATCGTGGGCACCGCGGTCAGCGCCCAGGGCGTGGCGAAGGCCAACGGCCGGCTGCTGAACTCCGTGCAGATGCGCGGCCTGCTGCGCAACAACGGCACCGCCCAGGCCGCGGACTCGCGCCAGATTGGCCCGCTGCCGGACCTGGCGAAGGCCCTGCCCAAGGTCATCTCCGGCAACTACTGA
- a CDS encoding DUF2795 domain-containing protein, which yields MAYGKAEDPARSITPHLDGVEYPATREELVEAAADSEAPVDIINILKSLPQTEYMLREHVLRDLAEAERRFAMNGLKDDDGVDRDRRNIGRDRIEGASNGETRHP from the coding sequence ATGGCTTACGGAAAGGCGGAGGATCCGGCGCGCTCCATCACCCCGCATCTGGATGGGGTGGAGTACCCGGCGACGCGTGAGGAACTCGTCGAGGCCGCCGCGGACAGCGAGGCCCCGGTCGACATCATCAACATCCTCAAGTCCCTGCCGCAGACGGAGTACATGTTGCGCGAGCACGTGCTGCGCGACCTGGCGGAGGCCGAGCGCCGCTTCGCGATGAACGGCCTGAAGGACGACGACGGCGTGGACCGCGACCGCCGCAACATCGGGCGCGACCGCATCGAGGGTGCCTCCAACGGGGAGACGCGCCACCCGTAG
- a CDS encoding NUDIX hydrolase produces the protein MASESPKSTVKPWPRLRRGLEHDFTVVKVREDVVADPRTNLEHGRVRLECADWVNVIAVTKQDELVMVRQFRFGIDAPTLEVPGGVIDPGEDPATAAARELEEETGYRAGRLEPLGEVHPNPAFQSNRCFSYLALDCERVSDGDPDDGEDIAVELYPRAALPRLILEGHITHSLVVVAFFLERLRAEAKR, from the coding sequence ATGGCGTCCGAGTCACCCAAGTCCACAGTGAAGCCCTGGCCGCGCCTGCGCCGGGGGCTGGAGCACGACTTCACGGTGGTGAAGGTGCGCGAGGACGTGGTGGCGGACCCGCGCACGAACCTGGAGCACGGGCGCGTGCGGCTGGAGTGCGCGGACTGGGTGAACGTCATCGCGGTGACGAAGCAGGACGAGCTGGTGATGGTGCGCCAGTTCCGCTTCGGCATCGACGCGCCGACGCTGGAGGTCCCGGGCGGCGTCATCGACCCGGGAGAGGACCCGGCCACGGCCGCCGCGCGCGAGCTGGAGGAGGAGACGGGCTACCGCGCCGGACGCCTGGAGCCGCTGGGCGAGGTGCACCCCAACCCGGCCTTCCAGTCCAACCGGTGCTTCAGCTACCTGGCGCTCGACTGCGAGCGCGTGAGCGACGGGGACCCGGACGACGGCGAGGACATCGCGGTGGAGCTGTACCCGCGCGCGGCCCTGCCCCGGCTCATTTTGGAAGGCCACATCACGCACTCGCTGGTGGTGGTGGCCTTCTTCCTGGAGCGGCTGCGCGCGGAAGCGAAGCGCTGA
- a CDS encoding YiiX/YebB-like N1pC/P60 family cysteine hydrolase, whose product MSAASLLAAWLTLASPPAGPPSAAPPPPAAQAPRDVYALDDAAFVAQARRDLEMLRQGTEGLRRLRDEAFRARALYRRGEDVPYTPDEKQLLVSTWAAFFDCFVSTEVVRQRYWDFLTVPAVTQPKKHAWGFLLTHAALAAELAQGMAFADLAGGQAQLEVLLDEPGPEYGLPARAFSRFKKKVVHVGTTTQLFTGDGYRATLHPVLARSGVLNEPGVPALFQAMRQDSRTARTRLLKRGPVLFAKAAADLTQDTTARAVFPVQKTVAEWMGDTRVHRSGRPLISREQTLALLPRMAPGDVMVARQNWFLSNIGLPGFWPHAELYVGTARELALTFDADPEVKAWVATLPGHPETFTGHLAKAFPAKWAEYTGKDSHGDPLRIIESISEGVSFTGVEHGMHVDYLGVLRPRVSQVDKARAILRAFTFQGRPYDFNFDFFSDQSLVCTELVWKSYAPSKDMKGLDIPLVSVAGRRTLPANEIVRVFDAEYGQPGRQFDFVAFLDGREATGDAVEANAEAFRYTYRRMKWDIAQE is encoded by the coding sequence ATGTCCGCCGCCTCCCTGCTCGCCGCCTGGCTCACGCTCGCCAGCCCCCCCGCCGGCCCGCCGTCCGCCGCCCCTCCGCCGCCCGCCGCCCAGGCCCCGCGCGACGTCTACGCGCTGGACGACGCGGCCTTCGTCGCCCAGGCCCGCCGCGACCTGGAGATGCTGCGCCAGGGCACCGAGGGCCTGCGCCGCCTGCGCGATGAGGCCTTCCGCGCCAGGGCGCTGTACCGGCGCGGCGAGGACGTGCCGTACACCCCGGACGAGAAGCAGCTCCTGGTGTCCACCTGGGCCGCCTTCTTCGACTGCTTCGTCTCCACGGAGGTGGTGCGCCAGCGCTACTGGGACTTCCTCACGGTGCCCGCCGTCACCCAGCCGAAGAAGCACGCCTGGGGCTTCCTCCTCACCCACGCGGCGCTCGCGGCGGAGCTGGCGCAGGGGATGGCCTTCGCGGACCTGGCCGGGGGACAGGCGCAACTGGAGGTGCTGCTGGACGAGCCCGGCCCCGAGTACGGCCTGCCCGCGCGCGCCTTCAGCCGCTTCAAGAAGAAGGTCGTCCACGTGGGCACCACCACGCAGCTCTTCACCGGCGACGGCTACCGCGCGACGCTGCACCCGGTGCTGGCGAGGTCCGGCGTGCTGAACGAGCCCGGCGTCCCCGCGCTCTTCCAGGCCATGCGCCAGGACAGCAGGACGGCCCGCACGCGCCTGCTGAAGCGCGGCCCGGTGCTCTTCGCCAAGGCCGCCGCGGACCTCACCCAGGACACGACGGCGCGCGCGGTGTTCCCGGTGCAGAAGACGGTGGCCGAGTGGATGGGCGACACGCGCGTGCACCGCTCGGGAAGGCCGCTCATCTCCCGCGAGCAGACGCTGGCGCTGCTGCCGCGCATGGCCCCGGGCGACGTGATGGTCGCGCGGCAGAACTGGTTCTTGTCCAACATCGGCCTGCCGGGCTTCTGGCCGCACGCGGAGCTGTACGTGGGCACCGCCCGGGAGCTGGCCCTGACCTTCGACGCGGACCCGGAGGTGAAGGCCTGGGTGGCCACGCTGCCCGGCCACCCGGAGACGTTCACCGGCCACCTGGCGAAGGCATTCCCCGCCAAGTGGGCGGAGTACACCGGCAAGGACTCCCATGGGGACCCCTTGCGCATCATCGAATCCATCAGCGAGGGCGTGAGCTTCACCGGCGTGGAGCACGGCATGCACGTGGACTACCTGGGCGTGCTGAGGCCCCGGGTGTCGCAGGTGGACAAGGCCCGCGCCATCCTGCGCGCCTTCACCTTCCAGGGCCGGCCGTACGACTTCAACTTCGACTTCTTCTCCGACCAGTCCCTGGTGTGCACGGAGCTGGTGTGGAAGTCCTACGCCCCGTCGAAGGACATGAAGGGCCTGGACATCCCCCTGGTGAGCGTGGCGGGGCGCAGGACGCTGCCGGCGAACGAAATCGTGCGCGTGTTCGACGCCGAGTATGGCCAGCCCGGCCGGCAGTTCGACTTCGTCGCCTTCCTGGACGGGCGGGAGGCCACGGGTGACGCCGTCGAAGCGAACGCCGAGGCCTTCCGTTACACCTACCGACGCATGAAATGGGACATCGCCCAGGAGTGA